From Hyalangium ruber, the proteins below share one genomic window:
- a CDS encoding DUF4438 domain-containing protein, with amino-acid sequence MDVQQAPVREAGTYAPGTPRTNEARMVAVAVGGQVAHPIIRASPYRIGRDGVLRLLPGSGGIVLNRRVGDAAVGVAGDHVEAGVSLHNNGREVVGPRDGPNRALMFYACVGNRVRVVSGPASGAVGTVVGKHGGINHVIVDFEPQVTRRLLIGDRMQINAYGQGFTLPDFPEVSLLNLSPRLLRRWGVRASRGRLRIPITHTVPSQLMGSGMGRSEGVLGDLDIQLSDKGLVRRFRLGSLRLGDLVALCPLDYRFGPSRRQGTVTVGVVVHTDSQIAGHGPGVTPLLIAPRDRLRLVRAPSANLALVLGLRRNLTPAARP; translated from the coding sequence ATGGATGTCCAGCAAGCTCCAGTCAGAGAGGCGGGCACGTACGCACCGGGGACGCCTCGAACCAATGAGGCGCGGATGGTGGCGGTGGCGGTGGGAGGGCAGGTGGCCCACCCCATCATCCGCGCCTCGCCGTATCGGATCGGCCGGGATGGGGTGCTCCGGCTGCTCCCGGGCAGTGGAGGAATCGTCCTCAACCGGCGCGTGGGGGACGCCGCCGTGGGCGTGGCGGGCGACCACGTCGAGGCGGGTGTCTCTCTCCACAACAACGGTCGCGAGGTGGTGGGTCCGCGTGACGGTCCCAACCGGGCGCTCATGTTCTACGCCTGCGTGGGCAACCGGGTGCGGGTCGTCTCCGGTCCCGCCTCGGGTGCGGTGGGCACGGTGGTGGGCAAGCACGGCGGTATCAACCACGTCATCGTCGACTTCGAGCCCCAGGTGACCCGGCGCCTGCTGATCGGCGACCGGATGCAGATCAACGCGTACGGCCAGGGGTTCACGCTGCCGGACTTTCCCGAGGTGAGCCTGCTGAACCTCTCCCCGAGGCTGCTGCGGCGCTGGGGCGTGCGCGCCTCGCGGGGGCGGCTGCGCATCCCCATCACCCATACCGTCCCCTCGCAGTTGATGGGCTCGGGCATGGGGCGCTCGGAGGGCGTGCTGGGGGACCTGGACATCCAGCTCTCGGACAAGGGGCTGGTGCGGCGCTTCCGGCTCGGCTCATTGCGGCTGGGGGACCTGGTGGCGCTGTGCCCGCTGGATTACCGCTTCGGCCCCTCGAGGCGGCAGGGCACCGTTACGGTGGGCGTGGTGGTGCATACCGACAGCCAGATCGCCGGCCATGGGCCCGGGGTGACGCCGCTGTTGATCGCTCCTCGGGACCGGCTGCGGCTCGTCCGTGCGCCCTCGGCCAACCTCGCGCTCGTGCTGGGGCTGCGCAGGAATCTGACTCCGGCCGCTCGCCCCTGA
- a CDS encoding helix-turn-helix domain-containing protein has product MERPLPPGSRVLLVAPEARAPGSAPVGELIIDGQRYHLVPAPFEEPTPTAVPLPDARVLTARELQIVACVAAGQVNKQIAAELKISTWTVAAHLRRIFSKLGVETRAAMVSRCFGASSVPRAP; this is encoded by the coding sequence ATGGAGCGCCCGCTTCCCCCAGGCAGCCGTGTCCTGCTCGTCGCCCCCGAGGCTCGCGCCCCGGGCTCCGCCCCCGTGGGAGAGCTCATCATCGACGGCCAGCGCTACCACCTCGTGCCGGCGCCTTTCGAGGAGCCCACGCCCACGGCGGTCCCCTTGCCGGACGCGCGGGTGCTCACCGCGCGCGAGCTGCAAATCGTCGCGTGCGTGGCCGCCGGCCAGGTGAACAAGCAGATCGCCGCGGAGCTGAAGATCAGCACATGGACCGTGGCGGCCCACCTGCGGCGGATCTTCTCCAAGCTCGGCGTGGAGACCCGCGCAGCCATGGTGTCGCGCTGCTTCGGAGCCTCCTCCGTGCCGCGCGCCCCCTGA